A region of Desulfobacterales bacterium DNA encodes the following proteins:
- a CDS encoding GGDEF domain-containing protein gives MEKSHILDLAKTATLEEKSFLHAEDRHPHLVIYIGNNSGSRYKLKNGSTTIGRSSQADICIEDERISRIHCVIEWTGDTITIEDKGSTNGTYVDARKVSRAALPPGVPLQLGYSIMKIEYKTETEIRSEESLLHRASFDALTEIFNRYHFTKLALMEMAYARRHQLPVGVILMDVDNFKQVNDIYGHQSGDFVLAQFANTVIENKRTEDLFGRYGGDEFIILPRGEIGHEGMLEQCERIRKAIKNFEFCFEDASVRITISLGFHIIEIGKSDTETMLNELIDKADQALYLAKKNGRNRTESLP, from the coding sequence ATGGAAAAGAGCCATATTTTAGATCTGGCTAAAACAGCCACGCTTGAAGAAAAATCTTTTCTTCACGCTGAGGACCGCCATCCCCATTTGGTGATTTACATTGGCAACAACAGTGGTAGCCGCTATAAGCTCAAAAACGGTTCTACGACAATTGGCCGATCGTCGCAGGCGGATATTTGCATTGAAGATGAACGGATATCCCGTATTCACTGCGTCATCGAATGGACCGGAGATACGATTACGATTGAGGATAAAGGTTCAACCAACGGTACATACGTTGATGCTCGCAAAGTAAGTCGCGCTGCTCTGCCGCCCGGTGTTCCCCTTCAGCTGGGCTATTCAATAATGAAAATTGAATATAAGACTGAAACTGAAATCCGATCGGAGGAAAGCCTTTTACACCGAGCTTCTTTTGATGCGCTTACGGAAATATTTAACCGCTATCACTTTACCAAACTTGCCTTAATGGAAATGGCTTATGCCAGAAGGCACCAGCTGCCGGTTGGCGTTATCCTGATGGATGTAGACAACTTTAAGCAGGTAAACGACATATACGGTCATCAAAGTGGTGATTTCGTCTTGGCGCAGTTTGCCAACACTGTCATTGAAAATAAACGCACTGAAGATCTTTTCGGCCGCTATGGTGGCGATGAATTTATTATTTTACCGCGCGGTGAGATTGGCCACGAAGGGATGCTTGAGCAGTGCGAGCGTATCCGTAAGGCGATTAAAAATTTTGAGTTCTGCTTTGAGGATGCATCTGTCAGAATAACCATCTCTCTTGGTTTTCATATAATTGAGATTGGAAAAAGTGATACCGAGACGATGCTAAATGAGTTGATCGACAAGGCTGACCAGGCCCTTTATCTTGCGAAAAAAAATGGCAGAAATAGAACAGAAAGCCTGCCTTAA
- a CDS encoding alpha/beta fold hydrolase — translation MGQHFVLIHGAWHGPWCWKGVIKALEKAGHTAEAPAMPGHRPEEKRSQIKFDDYVKKIIATLNRQPTPVVLVGHSSAGFLLQSSAPLAPDKIAQLIFLNAFVLPDGQRQFDLVPPEAAEGMAAAAKASPDNCVPVMEDFVRYQLMGGESRAMQDALIAQLVPQPLALFTTPVDTKDFDNLTLPISVVLCKDDVSLPPGAYTEMAQGLGDVHLIEVDGSHEALFTQPDVVADALIRALK, via the coding sequence GTGGGACAGCATTTTGTATTGATTCATGGAGCTTGGCATGGACCATGGTGCTGGAAGGGCGTTATCAAAGCACTCGAGAAGGCGGGGCATACGGCCGAAGCGCCTGCGATGCCAGGGCATCGCCCGGAGGAGAAACGCTCTCAAATCAAATTTGATGATTATGTCAAGAAAATCATCGCTACCTTGAATCGGCAACCCACTCCGGTGGTGCTGGTCGGTCATTCCAGTGCCGGTTTTTTGCTGCAGTCATCAGCGCCCCTGGCGCCTGATAAAATTGCACAACTCATTTTCCTGAATGCATTTGTGCTACCCGATGGGCAACGGCAATTTGATTTGGTGCCCCCGGAAGCCGCCGAAGGCATGGCAGCTGCCGCCAAAGCCTCGCCCGATAATTGTGTTCCGGTTATGGAAGATTTTGTTCGCTATCAACTCATGGGCGGCGAGTCCAGGGCCATGCAGGATGCGTTGATCGCTCAATTGGTGCCGCAACCCCTGGCGCTTTTTACAACTCCGGTTGACACCAAAGATTTTGACAACCTGACATTACCCATAAGTGTCGTTTTGTGCAAAGACGATGTTTCTTTGCCACCGGGGGCTTACACGGAGATGGCGCAAGGCTTGGGGGATGTGCATTTGATTGAAGTTGACGGCAGTCATGAAGCCCTGTTTACTCAGCCGGATGTCGTTGCTGATGCGCTGATTCGGGCGCTCAAATAA